The Kwoniella dendrophila CBS 6074 chromosome 1, complete sequence genome contains a region encoding:
- a CDS encoding mitochondrial division protein 1 codes for MPSHDGNDKPLRQALDPISAPYMSSINGTLSIAKEVLMGQFQSEHRRSESTRILSDLAPSLMQPKFLNAASAYGPSRSLGRAPPSRPTNSLLRLPTSLPHGLTNIGVQPTSQSLAILEAVENLSHLSLDNLPSNGGEEEQPSLIRGFKATIPSSELSKQRRRLIRGGIIDKDLGNEKLGLKKLGDKARGLLTNDNDNDSNDNEEESHLDIGRKAKRRKRQRESRRISEARHLEGKLHLEDLVQQADEIQQDKENLHVRQSLIHAEIIEVSAKIDALEEIRRRLESSILHLQEEDLELDDELEGVQELMASPAIKSAAGSRALPPSTASAITKKSSRRRKGPAFLPSEHDELPSGVAFMTLNGHTAPITALDFNEPYGMLVTAGQDDIVKVWDLCDGEEIGQLRGHTGTVKALQVEDTLCLTGGSDGAIRLWDLRMVEDYEERLQSQLEELARQDPLERIANQRERANAAHEDENDNEENLAEEKDEFDWDEGPSGITQASQIDISSPCVRTLEGHSKSVTALYYEDGCLVTGSSDKTIRQWDVATGQCVLTMDILWAISNPPPAPAPTPAPAPKLRHRSSTSFGSIHYDDILPSPGASLVGMSGSSLLSAVAGNQFAVPTPPYADGSWEMYQDFVGGVQFWGYALASGSGDGGVRMWDLRTGQAHRTLVGHTAPVTCLQFDEMNIVTGSLDKTIRIWDLRMGQPSEVHKYEYPVTALQFDSRKVVACTGENGLEIYNRTTHQHSRLLTNGHIKPAEKMRFIDKYLVSGGRDGSAKVWAM; via the exons ATGCCGTCACACGATGGAAACGATAAACCCCTTAGACAAGCTTTAGATCCAATTTCTGCACCCTATATGTCTTCGATCAATGGCACTTTATCCATAGCCAAAGAAGTTTTGATGGGTCAATTCCAATCTGAACATCGTCGTTCGGAAAGTACACGAATTTTATCTGATC TTGCACCATCACTTATGCAACCTAAATTCTTAAATGCAGCAAGTGCATATGGACCATCTCGATCACTTGGCAGAGCACCTCCTAGTAGACCTACAAATTCATTATTGAGATTACCTACATCATTACCACATGGATTAACAAATATTGGCGTACAACCTACATCTCAATCATTAGCAATATTAGAAGCTGTAGAGAATCTATCGCATTTatctttagataatttaccttctaatggaggagaagaagagcaACCATCTTTAATTAGAGGATTTAAAGCTACAATaccttcatcagaattatcaaaacaaCGTAGAAGATTAATTAGAGGTGGGATaatagataaagatttaggtaatgaaaaattaggtttaaaaaaattaggtgataaagcaaGAGGTTTATTAactaatgataatgataatgattcaaatgataatgaagaagaatcacaTTTAGATATAGgtagaaaagcaaaaagaagaaaaagacaaagagaatcaagaagaataagTGAAGCAAGACatttagaaggtaaattacatttagaagatttagttcAACAAGCAGATGAAATCCAGCAAGATAAAGAGAATTTACATGTAAGGCAG TCTCTGATACACGCAGAAATCATAGAAGTTTCAGCGAAAATCgatgctttagaagaaattcgCCGGCGACTTGAAAGTTCAATCTTACATctacaagaagaagatttagaattagatgatgaattagaaggtgTACAAGAGTTAATGGCTTCTCCAGCAATCAAATCTGCTGCTGGATCAAgagctttaccaccttcaactgCATCAGCAATAACTAAAAaaagttcaagaagaagaaaaggtcCTGCTTTCTTACCTTCTGAACATGATGAACTACCTTCTGGAGTAGCTTTCATG ACGTTAAATGGACATACAGCACCAATAACAGCTTTAGATTTCAACGAACCTTATGGAATGTTAGTTACAGCAGGACAAGATGATATAGTGAAAGTATGGGATTTAtgtgatggtgaagagatTGGACAATTAAGAGGACATACAGGAACAGTTAAAGCattacaagttgaagatacTTTATGTTTGACAGGTGGATCGGATGGTGCAATCAGATTATGGGATTTAAGAATGGTagaagattatgaagaaagattacaaTCACAActtgaagaattagctagacAGGATCCTCTGGAAAGGATTGCgaatcaaagagaaagagctaATGCAGctcatgaagatgaaaatgataatgaagaaaatttggctgaagaaaaagatgaattcgattGGGATGAAGGACCAAGTGGTATTACTCAAGCTAGTCAAATCGATATTAGTAGTCCATGCGTAAGAACGCTAGAAGGTCATAGTAAGAGTGTTACTGCTTTGTATTATGAAGATGGTTGTTTG GTAACGGGTTCATCTGATAAAACAATTCGACAATGGGATGTGGCTACTGGACAATGTGTATTGACGATGGATATCCTATGGGCAATATCGAATCCGcctcctgcacctgcacctacaccagctcCAGCACCAAAGTTACGACATCGATCATCCACTTCATTCGGTTCAATACATTACGACGACATACTTCCTTCTCCTGGTGCATCTTTAGTAGGCATGTCAGGATCGAGTTTACTGAGCGCAGTAGCTGGAAATCAATTTGCTGTACCTACTCCACCGTACGCAGATGGTTCTTGGGAAATGTATCAAGATTTCGTAGGTGGTGTACAATTCTGGGGATACGCCTTAGCTAGTGGTAGTGGTGATGGCGGTGTAAGAATGTGGGATT TGAGAACCGGTCAAGCACATAGAACACTCGTTGGACATACTGCACCTGTCACATGCTTGCAATTCGATGAGATGAACATCGTTACTGGTAGTTTGGATAAAACCATTAGA ATATGGGATTTAAGAATGGGACAACCATCAGAAGTACATAAATATGAATATCCAGTTACAGCATTACAATTTGATAGTAGAAAAGTCGTTGCatgtacaggtgaaaatggtttagaaATTTATAATAGAACAACTCATCAACATTCAAGATTATTAACAAATGGACATATAAAACCGGCAGAAAAAATGAGATTTATAGATAAATATTTGGTTTCTGGTGGTAGAGATGGTTCTGCTAAGGTATGGGCTATGTaa